A region of Gracilinanus agilis isolate LMUSP501 chromosome 3, AgileGrace, whole genome shotgun sequence DNA encodes the following proteins:
- the LOC123239535 gene encoding LOW QUALITY PROTEIN: graves disease carrier protein-like (The sequence of the model RefSeq protein was modified relative to this genomic sequence to represent the inferred CDS: inserted 2 bases in 1 codon), giving the protein MAAVAAPGALGXGGAGAGSPSPPLAESAGRDFYWLRSLVAEGIAGCCAKTTIAPLDRVKILLQAHNHHYKHLGVFSTLCAVPKKEGYLGLYKGNGAMMIRIFPYGAIQFMSFDHYKKLITTKLGISGHVHRLMPGSMAGMTAVICTYPLDMVRVRLAFQVKGEHTYTGIVHAFKTIYAKEGGFRGFYRGMMPTIIGMAPYAGVSFFTFGTLKSIGLSHAPTLLGRPSSDNPNVLVLKTHINLLCGGIAGAIAQTISYPLDVTRRGMQLGTVLPDSEKCLTMLKTLKYIYGYHGIRRGLYRGLSLNYIRCIPSQAVAFTTYELMKQFLHLN; this is encoded by the exons ATGGCCGCGGTGGCAGCTCCGGGGGCCCTGGG CGGAGGAGCTGGAGCCGGGAGCCCGAGCCCGCCGCTGGCGGAGTCTGCTGGTAGGGACTTCTACTGGTTGCGCTCCCTCGTGGCTGAAGGTATCGCAGGATGTTGTGCCAAAACAACCATTGCACCTTTGGATCGAGTGAAGATACTATTACAGGCACATAATCACCATTACAAACATTTAGGAGTATTTTCTACCTTGTGTGCTGTCCCTAAAAAAGAAGGGTATCTTGGATTGTATAAAGGAAATGGAGCAATGATGATTAGAATCTTCCCATATGGTGCAATTCAatttatgtcctttgaccattacAAAAAGTTAATTACCACTAAACTTGGGATTTCTGGACATGTACATCGGCTAATGCCTGGCTCCATGGCAGGCATGACAGCAGTCATTTGTACTTACCCACTTGACATGGTTAGAGTTCGCCTGGCATTCCAGGTGAAAGGAGAACACACATACACAGGAATTGTTCATGCATTCAAGACAATTTATGCAAAGGAAGGTGGTTTTCGTGGGTTTTACAGAGGAATGATGCCTACTATTATAGGAATGGCTCCCTATGCAGgagtttcattttttacttttggtACCTTAAAGAGCATTGGTCTCTCTCATGCTCCTACCTTGCTTGGAAGACCTTCATCAGACAACCCTAATGTCTTAGTTTTGAAAACACACATTAACTTGCTTTGTGGTGGCATTGCTGGAGCAATAGCACAGACAATATCTTATCCACTTGATGTAACTCGTCGTGGAATGCAATTAGGGACGGTTCTCCCAGATTCTGAAAAGTGCCTTACAATGTTGAAGACACTGAAGTATATCTATGGATACCATGGAATTCGCAGAGGACTGTATCGGGGCCTGTCTCTGAACTATATTCGCTGCATTCCCTCACAAGCGGTGGCGTTTACAACCTACGAACTCATGAAGCAATTTTTGCACCTGAACTAA